A single Suricata suricatta isolate VVHF042 chromosome 2, meerkat_22Aug2017_6uvM2_HiC, whole genome shotgun sequence DNA region contains:
- the NRBF2 gene encoding nuclear receptor-binding factor 2 translates to MEVMEGPLNLAHQQSRRADRLLAAGKYEEAISCHKKASAYLSEAMKLTQSEQAHLSLELQRDSHMKQLLLIQERWKRAKREERLRAQQSTDRDAAAQLQAPHRPTSEDAEGQNPLLSEKYSPSTEKHLPEIQGVFD, encoded by the exons GCTCATCAACAGAGCAGAAGAGCAGATCGCTTATTAGCCGCAGGGAAATACGAAGAGGCTATTTCTTGTCACAAGAAGGCTTCAG catATCTTTCCGAAGCCATGAAGCTCACACAGTCTGAGCAG GCTCATCTGTCACTGGAATTGCAAAGGGACAGCCACATGAAACAGCTCCTCCTCATCCAGGAGAGGTGGAAAAGGGCCAAGCgggaggagaggctgagagcCCAGCAGAGCACAGACAGGGATGCAGCCGCCCAGCTTCAGGCACCGCACAGACCCACTTCTGAGGACGCAGAGGGCCAGAACCCCCTTCTCTCTGAGAAATACAGCCCTTCCACGGAGAAACATCTGCCTGAAATCCAGGGGGTCTTTGAC